A region of the Myxococcus stipitatus DSM 14675 genome:
GTGGACGATGCGCCCCACGACACGCCCCATTGAGGCGCCACTCCTCGCGCGCGGGGCCCCTGAACGCAACGAGGGCCCCCGGCGTGTGGACCGGGAGCCCTCGAGACTTCAGCTCAACGCGACGTCACCACTCCTGCCCGCCTCGGATGCGCGGGAAGGAGCGGGGGGACGTCAGCGGCTCGCGGGGGCCGTGCGGCCCTGCGCGGTGGTGGACTTGCCCGAGCCCTTGCCGGCGACGGCCGCGCCGACCGTGAACACCATGTCGTCGCGGTCGTTGTAGCTGCCGGAGGTGCAGGAGCTCGCCGTGCCGCCGTAGCGGAACTGCGGGCGGATGGCGTGCGTGCCAGCCGTGGCGGCCAGGTTGAACGTGTGCGTGAAGGTCCGCGCCACGCCGCCCGTGGTGCAGGCCTGGTTCGTGGTCAGCGCGGTCCACGCGGGCGTGGCCGCGTTGCTGGTGTAGTAGAGGTCGAAGGCATCCGTCGTGCCCCAGCACCACACGGTGACTTCCACCGTCACCTGCTTGCCCGCGGCGAACGGGCCCTGGTCCACGGTCTTGATGACCACGCGGTCAATGCTCTCGTCCGAGTGGTACGTGCCGGAGACGCCATCCGCGCAGGAGTCGTTGATGGTGTTGGGCTGGTTGGGCTCGGCGCCGCCGGAGAGCGTGCCGCGGCCGTTGACCATCGTCGGACCGGTGTCGCAGCCGCAGACGTTGCCGCAGGTCGGGACCTGGCGGGCGGTGTCCCACGTCGCCTGGACCGGGCTGCAGACCGTGGTGGTGGTGAAGCTGCGCGCGGTGCTGTTGGGGCCCTCGCTGCAGATGTCGGCCGCGCGAGCGCGCCAGTAGTACGGCGTGGCGCTGTTCAGGGCCGGCGACACCGTCCAGGCGCTGGTGGTCAGCGCGTTGTTGGAGCGCACGATGTTGGTGAAGGCCGCGTCGGTGGCGACCTCGACGACGTAGCGAGCGGCGCTCGGCACGTCGGACCAGTCGAGCGAAGCCGACGTCGCGATGCCCGTGGCGCCGTCCGCCGGAGTGGACAGCGTGGGAGCCGCCAGCGTCACGCAGCCGCGCGTGGTGAAGCTGAACGCGGAGGAGTAGCTGCCCGTGCCACCGCACGAGTTACCCGCGCGCACGCGCCAGTAGTACGTGGCGTTGACGTTCAGCGCCGGGGACACCGTCCAGTTGCTGGTGGTCAGCGAGTTGGCCGTGGCCACCACGTTGGTGAAGGCCGCGTCCGTGGCCACCTGCACCTCGTACGTGGAGGCACCGGAGACATCCGCCCAGTCGAGCGCCGTGGCGAGCTCCGCGCCCACCGCGCCGTTGGCCGGCGTGGTCAGCGACGCGACGCCCGGAGGCGTGCACGCGGGCTTCGCGCACGAGCAGGTGCTCGCCGCGCCGTAGCACGCGTTCGAGGACGCCGGGACGATGGAGTAGCAGTACTCGCGGTTGTTGGCGACCTCGGTGTCCGTGTAGGTGGTGCCCGTGACAGTGGCGATCTTCGCCTTGCCGAAGTCACAGCCCATGCCTTCCGTGCGCATCACCCAGTACTGGTTGGCGCCCGCCGAGGCCGTCCAGTTGAGGGCCACCTGGCCATCACCCGGGGTCGCGGTGTGCGTCGGCGCCGCCGTGGGGCCGGCGGAACAGCCGGAGTTCACGGGCGGGGTGGTGTTACATGCGATGTTGTGGCGGTTGAACGAGGCGTGGATGGCCGTCATGTGCGGCGTGCCGTCACCCAGGTTGCCGTTGTCGTCGTCCGCGGCCAGCCAGCTCATGTAGCCGTTGGTGGCGCCGCAGCCGTCGGACGTGCCGCCCGAGCAGTTGCAGGAGTGCCACGCACCGATGTTGCCGCTGCCCTGGTAGAAGACCTTGTTGCCGACGATGTACGCCGTGTTGGAGTCGTAGTTGAACGGCGCGGCGGTCAGGTCACGGGTGACCAGGTCCCACGCGGCCTGGCGGGCGGGGGAGGCGGCGCAGTGCACCTGCTTGCTGCAGGGGCCGGAGCCGCTGCCGCACATCGTGCACGTGAAGTTCTGCGGGGTGGCCGGGGGAGCGGCCGTGGCGGACGGCATGCTGGGCGTCTTGTACGTCGCCTTGCCGTAGTCCG
Encoded here:
- a CDS encoding endopeptidase translates to MLLSAPSWAVQQPAKGQSAIADKAFFKPEFYLPIQNTPLDQAVRTMAPGAADGWDEFFARNGKDFRVHIDPRTGTPSGVEGPYPLIPGDGFRNQVSLDGVRESIGRSVANVDESVIGDLVLKFVADNAKAFNVDVMQMGSPRVTKVTDQLWHVHIPQQVNGIPVRHARIAAVISHGNLILIGTESWSNVAIDTRAGLSPMDALSAGNGFVGLSPNPQQLWQQPSLELVPTAPEGESFAGAVGTGYSHVLAYTYGIQDPVGQERWKLTVDASSGETLAIEDDNHYFDAQISGGIYPSTNIGTCVDNTVCGTMKPNSPMPWANTGLAAPNNFTDGAGVFNFSTGTATTTLSGKYVRVSDGCGAVSNSSTTGNIDLGGVNNTHDCTSIGSAGNTPASRSSFYELNKLAEQARGYLPNNTWLQSQLLSNVNIQSTCNAFWNGTSVNFYRTGGGCRNTGEIGAVFDHEWGHGLDDFDTNGTLSNSSEGYADIAAIYRLQTSCVGYGFFDATNSLGCGTTPDGTGANQQESQVSGYSWCNTRCSGVRDADYGKATYKTPSMPSATAAPPATPQNFTCTMCGSGSGPCSKQVHCAASPARQAAWDLVTRDLTAAPFNYDSNTAYIVGNKVFYQGSGNIGAWHSCNCSGGTSDGCGATNGYMSWLAADDDNGNLGDGTPHMTAIHASFNRHNIACNTTPPVNSGCSAGPTAAPTHTATPGDGQVALNWTASAGANQYWVMRTEGMGCDFGKAKIATVTGTTYTDTEVANNREYCYSIVPASSNACYGAASTCSCAKPACTPPGVASLTTPANGAVGAELATALDWADVSGASTYEVQVATDAAFTNVVATANSLTTSNWTVSPALNVNATYYWRVRAGNSCGGTGSYSSAFSFTTRGCVTLAAPTLSTPADGATGIATSASLDWSDVPSAARYVVEVATDAAFTNIVRSNNALTTSAWTVSPALNSATPYYWRARAADICSEGPNSTARSFTTTTVCSPVQATWDTARQVPTCGNVCGCDTGPTMVNGRGTLSGGAEPNQPNTINDSCADGVSGTYHSDESIDRVVIKTVDQGPFAAGKQVTVEVTVWCWGTTDAFDLYYTSNAATPAWTALTTNQACTTGGVARTFTHTFNLAATAGTHAIRPQFRYGGTASSCTSGSYNDRDDMVFTVGAAVAGKGSGKSTTAQGRTAPASR